The DNA segment CGGACCGGTCGCCGTGGTGTCCGGTTCGCTCGACGGCATCGAGCGGGTGCTGGCCGCGCACCTCAAACCGGGTGACTCCGTCGCCATCGAGGATCCGGGCTGGGGTGCTCTGCTGGATCTCGTACCCGCGCTGGGGCTGCGCGCGGTGCCGATGGGGCTCGACGGCGAGGGGCCGCTGCCCGGCGAGGTGGAGCGGGTGCTGCGTGAAGGGGCCCGCGCGGTCGTGGTCACCGCCCGCGCGCAGAACCCCACAGGCGCGGCGGTGAGTTCCGCGCGCGCCGAGGCGCTGCGGACCGTTCTGCGGGACCGTCCCGGTGTCCTGCTCATCGAGGACGACCACGGGCACGGGATCGTCGACCTGCCGCTGAGCCCGCTGGCCGCGGCAGCGGACAACTGGGCTTTCGTACGGTCGGTTTCCAAGGCGTACGGTCCCGATCTGCGGCTCGCCGTGCTGACCGGTGACGCGGTCACGGTGGACCGGGTGCTGGGCCGCCAGCGCCTCGGTCCCGGCTGGGTCAGCCATCTGCTCCAGAGCGCGGTCGTCCACCTGTGGACCTCGGGGGCCGTCGATGTCTCCGAGGTCTCGCTGTCGTACGGGCGGCGCCGGGAGTCGCTCGTCGGGGCCCTGGCGGAGCGGGGCATCGAGGCCTGCGGCCGCAGCGGAATGAATGTGTGGGTGCCGGTGCCGGACGAGACCGGGGCGGTGGCACGGCTGCTGCACTCCGGCTGGGCCGTCGCCCCCGGCGCCCGCTTCCGCATGGCGGCGCCACCCGGGGTGCGCGTCACGGTCTCCGCGCTGGGCCCGGACGACATCGGCCCGGTGGCCGACGCCATCGCGTCGGCGGCCGGACCCGCGCCGGGCAGACGCTACGACTGACCGGCCCCGCCGCTCTGCCCGTGCTCGGGCATCAACCCGACCGACTGCCGCAGCCGCAGCCGCGCATCGCCGCCGGCATGAGTGAGCAGGTGCCCCACCAGGACGGCGCCGGGGTGATCGACGCCGTCGGTCCGGGGGTCGATCCGGCGCGGGTCGGACCGCGGGTGTGGATCTGGGAGGCCGCCTGGGAGCGGCCCTGGGGAACGGCGCAGCAGTACACGCCGGTCCCTGACGGGCATGCCGTCGCCCTGCCCGGCCATGCTCCGTCCGGACTCGGCGCCGCCCTGGGCATCCCGGCCCTGACCGCTCACCGCGCGCTGACCGTTCACGACGGCGGACCGGGGCGTATCGCGCCCGGCACCCTGCGGGGCGCGACCGTGCCGTTGGCCACCGGCCGGCGGCACACACCCGGCCCCGTGCGGGCGCGGCAGCGATCTGCGGCACTGCGAGCCGGTGTGCCACCGGCAGCGGCCGGCCCGGTCAGCCGAGCTTGCGGAAGTCCCAGGACACGACGGCGTCCGGGGTCAGACGCAGCCAGGCGTGGCGCCCGTCGTACGGCATGAGATCCATCCCGAAGTTCTTGCGTGCGAACAGCTTCTCCGGCGCGTCGAGTTCGGGGCAGGGCTCTCCCGTACGGGGTGTCTCGCCGACCACGACCGCGCTGCCCGAGAGCTCCACGCCGCGCAGCTCGCCGTACTCCTCGCCGTCGTCGACCACCACGGCCAGGCGCGGGTCCCCGGACAGCTGGGCCCAGCGGCGGCTGCGGGTCAGCGAGTAGAGCCACAGTGATGTCCCGTCCCAGAGGAACCAGAGGGCGCCGACGTGCGGACGGCCGTCGGCCGACACGGTGGCCACCCGGCAGGTGCGCTGCTCGCCGAGGAAGGCGTCGCGCTCAGCGTCCGTCATCATGATCCTGCGGCCTCGGCGCTGGGTGTCGGTCATACGGCTTCTCCCCTTGTTTCGGCGGCTCCTGACTAAGTGTCAGAAAGCATGGGGTCTCTTCCGTCATCACGCAATGGGCGTTAGCCTCGCGCGCCCGGCCCCGCCCGCCGGGCCGGGTTCCACGAGAGGTGAGAGGCCCCATGCCGTCGTCCGAACAGCTTGCGCAGCAGCTCGATCCCGCCACGGCGGTCCTGCTCACCGTCGAGTGCCAGGAGGGCGTGGTCGGCCGGACCAGCGCCCTGCCCGAACTGGCCTCCGAGGCACGGGAGTCGGGAGCCCTTGAACGCGTCGCCCAGTTGGTCGCCCGTGCCCATGAAGCAGGGGTGCAGGTGATGCACGCGGTGGCGGAACGGCGCCCCGACGGGCGGGGCGCCAACCGGAACGCCCGGCTCTTCCGGGCGGCCGGACGCCTCCCCGTCCAGCAGCACACGGGTTCGCCGGCGGTCCGGGTGGCCGAACCGGTCGAGGTGGCGGACACGGACCTCGTCGTACGGAGACTGCACGGCCTCTCGCCCCTCGCGGGCACGGACGTCGACGCGCTGCTGCGCAACATGGGCTGCCGCACGCTGGTCGTCACCGGGGTCTCGGCGAACGTGGCCATCCCCAACGCGGTCTTCGACGCCGTCAATCTCGGCTACACGGTGGTGGTGCCGGCGGACGCCATCGCGGGGGTGCCCGCCGACTACACCCCCGCGATGATCCGCAACACCCTCGCGCTCGTCGCGACGATCACCACGACCGACGACGTACTCGCGAGCTGGAAGCGGCCCGGGAACCCGGCGGAAGGCTGATCAGATCCCCTCGGTCCGCCGCGCCAACGCATCCTTGAGGAAACCGAGTTCGAGCAGCAGCAGCCGGTCAGCCACGCCCTCGCCGTGCACCAGGTGCCCCGTACCGGACAGCGGCAGAACGGTGTGCGGCCGGCCGGCGGCCAGCAGGGCGGCCGACAGGCGCAGGGTATGGGCGGGGGCCACATTGTCGTCGGCCAGCCCGTGCACCAGCATCAGCGGCCGGGAGAGCCGGTGCGCGTGGGGGAGCAGCGAGGAGCGTTCGTACCCCTCGGGCTGGACGTCCGGGTGGCCGAGGAAGCGCTCCTCCCAGTAACTGTCGTACAGCCGCCGGTCCGCGGGCGCGGCGCCCGCGACCGCCGCGTGGAACACGTCGGGGCGGTGCAGCACGGCCCCCGCGGCGAGATAGCCGCTGTACGACCAGCCCCGGATCGCCACCCGCCCCAGGCCCAGGGCGTCGTACCGCTCCGCGGCCGCGTGCAGGGCGTCGACCTGGTCGTCGAGCACGGGCCCCAGCCGGTCGCCGACGATGGCCCGCTCCCACGCGATGCCCCGCCCGGGGGTGCCGCGTCCGTCCGTGGCCAGCACGGCGAAGCCCTGCTCGGCGTACCACTGGCAGACGGCGGTGTACCAGCCGCGCCCCCGCGTCACCACCTGCAGACCGGGGCCCGAGTACGGGCTGAGCAGGACCGGCAGCCGCTCCTGACCGGGCTGGTACCAGGAGGGGAGGTGCAGTCGGCTGCGCAACTCGCGTGCGCCGAGGGTGAGATGGACCGGCAACGGGGTGACGAGCGGCTCCTCGGTGAGCACCGCGATCCGTCCGTCCGGCCGCCCGGCCCGGCGGACCGTCACCGCCTGGCCGCTCTCCGTCCTGCTGTCGACGACCAGTGTGGGTCCACCGGCGGCGGCCGTGTGCACACCGGGCTCCTCCGTCAGCCGGGTGAACCCGGGGCCCTCCTCGTACGACCAGACATGGACCTCCGTCGGCTCCTCGCCCGCGGTGAAGAAGACCCGCTCGCCCACCGGGCCCACCACTTCGCGGACGTACAGTCCGTCGGGGCTGACGGCATCGCCGATCCGGATTCCGCGCACGTCGCCGCGTACCGAGGGAAGAACCAGGACACCTGCGGGGGTGCGCAGCGGCGTACCGGGCGGGAATGCCACCCAGGTCTCGTCGGACACCCGGGCCCGCACCTCGTACCCGCCGCCCGCCGGGTCGGCGGCGACGACCCACACCGTGCGCTGGTCCCGGGTCTGGAGGACGGCGACGGGGCCGGCGTCCTCCCAGGACGCGGAGACCAGGTACTCGAAGGCGGGGGCGTGCCACGCGCCGGCCGGTGTCCGTCCTTCGGGTGCCGTGCGGGGGAGCCGGACCGGGGTGCGGTCGCCCCCGGCCGTGATCACGAGCAGCGAGGTCTCGGCGTTGGGGGTGCCGGCCGCCGGGTAGCGGATGGCGACGGGCTCTCTCTCCGGGGCGGCGGGGTCGGCGATCCAGCGGCGCCGCACCATCGAGGTGTCGACCCGGGCGACGAGCAGCGCATCGCTCTCCGGGGACCACCAGTACCCGCGTGACCTGCCGATGGAGGCCATCGCGCAGTAGTCGGCGAGCCCGTAGGTGACATCCGCGTCCTCGGGTGCGGCCAGCAGCCGGTCACCGGTCCCGTCGGTCCGTACGACGTGCAGGGCGCCGCCGGTGACGTAAGCGATCAGGGTGCCGTCGGGTGAGGGCCGGGGGTCGGTCACCGGGCCGGCGGTGCGGATGCGGCGCGGGACGCCGGTGGCCTCGCTGTGCTCCGGCAGGTCCGGGGCGCTGCCGGGGCGGGGATCCGGGCCGGGTTCCGTACGGACGGTCCAGAGTTCGCCGTCCGCGCTCCAGGCGACGACCCGCGCGTCCCGGTCCGTGGCGTACGCGGTCACACCCGCCGAGGGCGCGGGGTGCCCGGCGAGCAGGTGCTCCTGCCCGTGCGCGTACATCCAGAGCAGGCCGCGAGCGTCGGTGCCGCTCGCGGACCGCAGGAAGAGCACCCGTTCGCCGTCGGGGGAGACGGTGAACTGCCGCGGGGCACCGAGGGTGAAGCGGCGGGTCCTGGCGAACTGGCGGGAGAATCCATCGATGTCCATGGCTTCATGCCTTCCGTGGGCGTGACCGGGCGGGAAACAGAAAAGACCGTCGCCCTCCCTCCCCGGAGCGCCCCGGCGGACACGCGCCGAAATCACAGCAGCCCCTCTCACGACGGTGCGTGGGAGGGGCGCTTCCGGGGACCGTCGAGGCCGACGATCTCGGTGTGTACGTCATACGGGACGGGCTGCCGGGTGCGGGGCACCTGACCGGCGGGCTGCCGCTGCGGCGGCCGGTACGCGTCCTGTGTGCCGGAGAACATATCAGTGGGGCTGCTCGCTCGCGCATCCGGGTCCGCGACCCGACCGGCTCCGGGTGGGCAGCGGGGCTCGGGTCAGCTGAGCGTGCTCAGGGCCGCCGGGTCGTACGCGGCCAGCTCACCGAACCGTCCCTCCAGCACCTTGGCCGCCCACTGGGGGTCGTGCAGCAGCGCACGGCCCACGGCGACCAGGTCGAACTCGTCGCGCTCCAGACGGTCGAGGAGGTTTTCGATCCCCTTGACCCGCGAGCCCTGGCCGCGGAAAGCGCCGGTGAACTCGTCGTCCAGGCCCACCGACCCGACCGTGATGACCGGCTTGCCGCTGAGCTTCTTCGTCCAGCCGGCGAGGTTGAGGTCGGATCCGTCGAACTCCGGGACCCAGTAGCGGCGGGTGGAGGCGTGGAAGGCGTCCACTCCGGCTCCGGCCAGCGGGGTCAGCAGGGCCTCCAGCTCCTCGGGGGTCCCGGCGAGCCTCGCCTCGTACGACTGCATCTTCCACTGGGAGAAGCGGAAGATCACCGGGAACGACGGCGAGACCGCCGCGCGCACCGCGGCCACGATCTCCGCCGCGAACCTGGTGCGGGCCACCGGGTCACCGCCGTACGCGTCGGTCCGCCGGTTGGTCCCCTGCCACAGGAACTGGTCGATGAGGTAGCCGTGGGCGCCGTGCAGCTCGACCCCGTCGAA comes from the Streptomyces sp. NBC_01471 genome and includes:
- a CDS encoding pyridoxamine 5'-phosphate oxidase family protein, which produces MTDTQRRGRRIMMTDAERDAFLGEQRTCRVATVSADGRPHVGALWFLWDGTSLWLYSLTRSRRWAQLSGDPRLAVVVDDGEEYGELRGVELSGSAVVVGETPRTGEPCPELDAPEKLFARKNFGMDLMPYDGRHAWLRLTPDAVVSWDFRKLG
- a CDS encoding prolyl oligopeptidase family serine peptidase; this encodes MDIDGFSRQFARTRRFTLGAPRQFTVSPDGERVLFLRSASGTDARGLLWMYAHGQEHLLAGHPAPSAGVTAYATDRDARVVAWSADGELWTVRTEPGPDPRPGSAPDLPEHSEATGVPRRIRTAGPVTDPRPSPDGTLIAYVTGGALHVVRTDGTGDRLLAAPEDADVTYGLADYCAMASIGRSRGYWWSPESDALLVARVDTSMVRRRWIADPAAPEREPVAIRYPAAGTPNAETSLLVITAGGDRTPVRLPRTAPEGRTPAGAWHAPAFEYLVSASWEDAGPVAVLQTRDQRTVWVVAADPAGGGYEVRARVSDETWVAFPPGTPLRTPAGVLVLPSVRGDVRGIRIGDAVSPDGLYVREVVGPVGERVFFTAGEEPTEVHVWSYEEGPGFTRLTEEPGVHTAAAGGPTLVVDSRTESGQAVTVRRAGRPDGRIAVLTEEPLVTPLPVHLTLGARELRSRLHLPSWYQPGQERLPVLLSPYSGPGLQVVTRGRGWYTAVCQWYAEQGFAVLATDGRGTPGRGIAWERAIVGDRLGPVLDDQVDALHAAAERYDALGLGRVAIRGWSYSGYLAAGAVLHRPDVFHAAVAGAAPADRRLYDSYWEERFLGHPDVQPEGYERSSLLPHAHRLSRPLMLVHGLADDNVAPAHTLRLSAALLAAGRPHTVLPLSGTGHLVHGEGVADRLLLLELGFLKDALARRTEGI
- a CDS encoding NADH:flavin oxidoreductase is translated as MTTTASADRAAQILSRPVVLNGLTVPNRIAMAPMTRQFSPGGIPGEDVVSYYARRAAAGVGLIVTEGTYVDHASAGESDRVPRFHGEDQLAGWARVADAVHAAGGTIVPQLWHIGMARNAGQPPFPDAPAMGPSGLRLPEGTGDDGKAMTQQDLDDVIGAFAQAAAAAERIGFDGVELHGAHGYLIDQFLWQGTNRRTDAYGGDPVARTRFAAEIVAAVRAAVSPSFPVIFRFSQWKMQSYEARLAGTPEELEALLTPLAGAGVDAFHASTRRYWVPEFDGSDLNLAGWTKKLSGKPVITVGSVGLDDEFTGAFRGQGSRVKGIENLLDRLERDEFDLVAVGRALLHDPQWAAKVLEGRFGELAAYDPAALSTLS
- a CDS encoding cysteine hydrolase → MPSSEQLAQQLDPATAVLLTVECQEGVVGRTSALPELASEARESGALERVAQLVARAHEAGVQVMHAVAERRPDGRGANRNARLFRAAGRLPVQQHTGSPAVRVAEPVEVADTDLVVRRLHGLSPLAGTDVDALLRNMGCRTLVVTGVSANVAIPNAVFDAVNLGYTVVVPADAIAGVPADYTPAMIRNTLALVATITTTDDVLASWKRPGNPAEG
- a CDS encoding aminotransferase class I/II-fold pyridoxal phosphate-dependent enzyme — its product is MLGEYGIEGSRATDIAASVERAVGSGVLAPGQLLPPLRELAVQLGVNPNTVGSAYRMLRDRGVIATAGRRGSRVRPRPASTARESIRADIPAGVRDLASGSPDRALLPPLADALAAAATRSDGRAVMYGQAGVDPELERLARAALGADGVPDGPVAVVSGSLDGIERVLAAHLKPGDSVAIEDPGWGALLDLVPALGLRAVPMGLDGEGPLPGEVERVLREGARAVVVTARAQNPTGAAVSSARAEALRTVLRDRPGVLLIEDDHGHGIVDLPLSPLAAAADNWAFVRSVSKAYGPDLRLAVLTGDAVTVDRVLGRQRLGPGWVSHLLQSAVVHLWTSGAVDVSEVSLSYGRRRESLVGALAERGIEACGRSGMNVWVPVPDETGAVARLLHSGWAVAPGARFRMAAPPGVRVTVSALGPDDIGPVADAIASAAGPAPGRRYD